TTTTATCCACTTCCCGGTTGTACCGCTGGTTGTTGGTGCGAAACAGTTCTGAATTAAAACCTTCCCGCCGAAACAGTTGCACCACGCCGATGCCAACGATATTCTCCTGCAGGGTTGAGTTCAGCAGGGAGAGTTCCTCCCGGGCTTTGTAGTTGGCGGTGCGGTACTGCTGTTGGAAATAAATGATCAGGCCCGTGACTGGAAACAGCATCAGCAGCAGCATGAAGGCCAGTTGCCACTGCAGGATGAACATGGTGACGGTGATCACCACCATGGAAAACAGGTCACTGACGATGCCGATCGCGCCGGTGGCAAAGACATCACCCAGGGCTTCCACGTCGCTGGTGAGGCGGGTAATCAACTTGCCGACGGGGGTGCGATCGAAGAATCGCATGGCCAGGGCGGTGACATGTTCAAACAGATCTTCCCGGATATCTGCTGTAATGTGCTGACCCATTTTCTGCACCAGATAGCCCTGGGTGGCCTGGAGGACGAGAAGACTCAAGATGGTGGTGGCGAGCAGCAGGGTGATCAGGTTCAATCCTGCTGCCAGGGATTTCCCCTGCAGGAAAAACAGGGTGGGTTCTCCCCGGATCAAAGAGATGGCCTGTCCGACCAGGATGGGTTGAATGGCTCCAGCGATGGATAAGGGGAGCAGCAGCCCCAGAGAGACGGCCAGTAATCGCCCATGACGACGACCGTAGGGGATCAACCTCAGGAATAGTCGCCAGTCGTTTTCGCGGATGCGGGGTTGATCTCGGGCTTCAAGCAGGGGAGACGCAGTCATCGATCGGCCTCATCAGGGGGTCTTCCTCATATTATGAAACGGCTACAAGGACTGCTCCACGACGTGCCTCAATTTATCAATCCAATCGGTGATGTCGTCGGTATTCAGCCGGTAGGCCAGGGGATGGGCAATCAGTCGGGCCGTGCTCTCATAGAGGACTTCGATCTCAATCAGACCATTCTCGCGCAGGGTTCTGCCAGTGGAGACCAGATCGACGATCGCTTCGGACATCCCCGTGATCGGGCCTAACTCGACAGAGCCATACAGGGGCACGATTTCCACTGGCAAATCCAGGGTCTCAAAGTATTCCTGGGCGCAGTGAACAAACTTGGAAGCGACCCGGCTGTGGGAGGGGAGGTCCAAGGCCGATCGATAGGGGCTGCTTTCTTTCACCGCCACGGATAACCGACACCGCCCATACTGCAAATCAATCAGATGGGCGACCCGAGGTCGCTTTTCCCGAATCACGTCATAGCCCGCAATCCCAAGCTGGGCCTGCCCATACTCAACGTAAACGGGGACATCATGGGTCCTCACGAGCAGGGCTTGCCCTCGGCCCGTGGGGTCTGTAATTTGTAATTGTCGATTGGAGGAATCGAGAAACGCACTGAAATCGAGGCCGATCGTTTTAAATAGATTAATACTGTCGGCCAGGAGTGCTCCCTTCGGAAGTGCAACAGTGATCATGGAAGGCTTGAACGTTGAAGTTTAAATAGAACAGCCGCTTTCAGATGAAAATTTTGCTGGTGGATGATGAGGTTGAACTGACTGAACCCCTCAGCCGGGCCCTGACTCGTCAGGGATATGGGGTGGATGTGGCTCATGATGGACGGATGGGCGGTCAAATGGCAGCGGCAGGTCACTATGACCTCCTGATCTTAGACTGGATGCTGCCCCATCGGACAGGATTGGAGATTTGTCAGGATTTACGCTCACGCCAGGATACCACCCCCGTCCTATTTTTGACGGCGAAAGATACCCTGGACGATCGGGTAGAAGGACTGGACGCGGGCGCAGATGATTATCTGGTTAAACCCTTTGAATTGCGGGAATTGCTGGCACGGGTGCGGGCCTTGTTGCGTCGTCCGGTGCTGTCGGGCACGGGAATGCCATCAGAGCTTCCTCTTCGGTTACAACTGGGAGATCTGGTGCTAGACCTGGAAAATCAACTGGCCTATCGGCAGGGACAGGCGATCGAACTGTCGGAAAAGGAAAGTCGCCTTCTGGCTTATCTGATGCAAAATGCTGGGCAGTTGCTCAGTCATGCTCAACTTCAGGACTATCTCTGGGGGGAAGAGGCGGTCCAACCCAGTAGTAATGCGCTGGCTGCTCAGATCAAACTATTGCGACGCAAAATTGAGACGGATGGTAGTTCAACCTTGATCCATACGGTCTATGGCAAGGGGTATCGGTTCGGGGAAGAAGGACATCGATAAAATTGGAACCCGATGTGCCAAAATACAAATCAAAATTTATTAAGGGCGGAAATAATAATGAATTCCATAAAAGGAACTGTGGTTTTTTTGATTTTCGAGAAATATATCTTCGCTGCTTTTGAAACACTATCTTTAGAAGATTCTTCAGCCTTATAAGTTTTCAAGAATTTCAAGCCAGCATCAGAGGTAAATTCCGACTCCAGATTTTGGACAGAAACACTCAAGCTATCAGCTATAGACTTAAGACTTTTTATCTCAACCATCTGAGACTTCTCGGAAACTAGATATTGCAAAGAATATTCTCCTCTAGGACACATTACCCGATCGTTTAATGCCCAACAACCTACTTGCTCCAGAGAAATTTGGCCAAATCTTCCTGTTCCTCTTTGGAGTAAAATTCCAGTATCTGAAGAGTTAGCAATGATGATTAAATAATCCTTGCTTTGTGCAATAGACACAATGTAGAAACCAGGAGCACTTTTTGGAGATAATAAGTGGCCATGTGTTGGAAGATAAAGTGAGGCTTGTCCATCTACTCTTCTTAGAGATCCATAATCTGGCAGGTAATACAAGTCTCCTATTTTAACTGCTACTGCATTTGTCATCGTAGTTCTTTCCCAAATCCCAGAAGAGGGATAGAGATAAACATTTGCTTGACCCTCAAGCCATTTCCATCCACCATCAAAGTAGTGCGAATATACTTGATTTTGACTATTGATCTCTATAATCCTTCTTTGAAAAGTTGAGAGTATATAAAGATCTCCGGAGAACCGGTAGGAACAATATGGCATATCAAGATTTGCTGGCCCCGGACCATTTT
Above is a window of Leptolyngbya sp. 'hensonii' DNA encoding:
- a CDS encoding response regulator transcription factor, with the translated sequence MKILLVDDEVELTEPLSRALTRQGYGVDVAHDGRMGGQMAAAGHYDLLILDWMLPHRTGLEICQDLRSRQDTTPVLFLTAKDTLDDRVEGLDAGADDYLVKPFELRELLARVRALLRRPVLSGTGMPSELPLRLQLGDLVLDLENQLAYRQGQAIELSEKESRLLAYLMQNAGQLLSHAQLQDYLWGEEAVQPSSNALAAQIKLLRRKIETDGSSTLIHTVYGKGYRFGEEGHR
- the hisG gene encoding ATP phosphoribosyltransferase: MITVALPKGALLADSINLFKTIGLDFSAFLDSSNRQLQITDPTGRGQALLVRTHDVPVYVEYGQAQLGIAGYDVIREKRPRVAHLIDLQYGRCRLSVAVKESSPYRSALDLPSHSRVASKFVHCAQEYFETLDLPVEIVPLYGSVELGPITGMSEAIVDLVSTGRTLRENGLIEIEVLYESTARLIAHPLAYRLNTDDITDWIDKLRHVVEQSL